A portion of the candidate division KSB1 bacterium genome contains these proteins:
- a CDS encoding PspC domain-containing protein, giving the protein MNEETKTTPPPETGQRRLYRSLVNRYIAGVCGGVAEYFNVDPVVVRIIWFFSIFVHGIGIFAYIAAWIIVPENRFAIVTPPRPPKNAQPLIGAALILLGLFFLADKMNWDFMVPWHWDRYVPRWFNWRFLFSLFIIALGLMLIFRPAQDAVKPPSFAAPAGGAPETTGSFSPGQARMSEKRLLRAVDERMIGGVCAGLAKYFNIDPSFIRIGFVLMTISSGMIFGIVTYIVMMIVVPEEKPAAKNSVTPVSGT; this is encoded by the coding sequence GTGAACGAAGAAACGAAAACGACTCCGCCGCCCGAAACCGGGCAGCGCCGCCTGTACCGCTCGCTGGTCAATCGTTATATCGCCGGCGTTTGCGGCGGCGTGGCGGAATACTTCAACGTTGATCCGGTGGTGGTGCGGATCATCTGGTTTTTCAGCATTTTTGTTCATGGGATCGGCATTTTTGCCTACATCGCGGCATGGATCATCGTGCCGGAGAATCGTTTCGCCATCGTGACGCCGCCGCGGCCGCCGAAGAATGCGCAGCCTCTTATCGGCGCGGCTTTGATTCTCCTTGGCCTCTTTTTTCTGGCCGATAAAATGAACTGGGATTTCATGGTGCCGTGGCATTGGGATCGTTATGTCCCGCGTTGGTTTAATTGGCGCTTCTTGTTTTCGCTCTTTATTATTGCCTTGGGCTTGATGTTGATCTTCCGTCCGGCGCAAGATGCCGTCAAGCCGCCGTCGTTTGCTGCGCCCGCAGGCGGCGCGCCGGAAACCACAGGTTCTTTTTCCCCAGGACAAGCGCGAATGAGTGAAAAGCGGCTGCTGCGCGCCGTCGACGAGCGCATGATCGGCGGTGTTTGCGCCGGGCTGGCCAAATATTTCAATATCGACCCGTCTTTCATTCGAATCGGCTTTGTCCTGATGACCATTTCGAGCGGCATGATCTTCGGCATTGTGACGTATATCGTCATGATGATCGTCGTGCCCGAAGAGAAGCCGGCGGCGAAAAATTCCGTTACGCCGGTTAGTGGAACTTGA
- a CDS encoding DUF5668 domain-containing protein, translating into MKNPRGRGSLVGGLILILIGLAMLAERLSVRLPSWYDLYPFIFILLGLASAYRIRGRGHRDGVFGAVFFLSLGGFFVLRNFDVIPYFHSMPVFPIAIGLGLVAQYVFVPEHWGMLIPGAALILFGVAMIFENFDYWHLDEVAKYWPLILIAFGIGILLNARRQRA; encoded by the coding sequence ATGAAAAATCCTCGCGGCAGGGGTTCGTTGGTTGGCGGCTTGATTTTGATTTTAATCGGCCTCGCCATGTTGGCCGAGCGTCTGAGCGTGCGCCTGCCTTCGTGGTATGATCTCTATCCGTTCATTTTTATCCTGCTGGGCCTGGCCTCGGCGTATCGGATTCGCGGCCGGGGCCATCGTGACGGCGTCTTCGGCGCCGTATTTTTTCTCAGTCTCGGCGGGTTTTTTGTGCTGCGCAATTTCGACGTGATTCCTTATTTCCATTCGATGCCAGTCTTCCCCATCGCGATCGGGCTTGGTTTGGTGGCGCAATATGTTTTTGTCCCCGAGCACTGGGGCATGCTCATCCCCGGTGCCGCGCTCATATTGTTCGGCGTCGCGATGATTTTTGAAAATTTCGACTACTGGCATCTTGATGAGGTGGCGAAATATTGGCCGCTGATCTTGATTGCTTTCGGCATTGGGATTTTGCTCAATGCCCGGCGCCAGCGCGCTTAA
- a CDS encoding protein-L-isoaspartate(D-aspartate) O-methyltransferase — MKWQWWEEPPQSEAEYATRRSRMVETQLQRRGIHDERVLAAMREVPRHLFVPEIFRRLAYDDSPVPIGYEQTISQPFIVAYMLQYLKLSGSEKVLEIGAGSGYQTVLLSHLSRKVYAIEIIQELAAQARKMMNTLGIRNARIRCSDGYLGWPEAAPFDRIIVSAAPGHVPQNLLDQLRPSGRMILPLGDFDQRLMVLRKAKTGKVYRRKLVPVKFVPMTGLAEKVN, encoded by the coding sequence ATGAAATGGCAGTGGTGGGAAGAGCCACCGCAGAGCGAGGCCGAGTACGCCACTCGGCGCAGCCGCATGGTCGAGACCCAGCTTCAGCGGCGCGGCATTCATGACGAGCGTGTGCTCGCAGCAATGCGTGAGGTGCCGCGGCACCTCTTCGTGCCTGAAATTTTTCGCCGCTTGGCTTATGACGATTCTCCAGTTCCAATCGGCTACGAGCAGACGATTTCGCAGCCGTTCATCGTGGCGTACATGCTGCAATATCTCAAGCTCTCCGGTAGCGAAAAAGTCCTTGAAATCGGTGCCGGCTCGGGTTATCAAACCGTTTTGCTCTCTCATCTATCCCGAAAAGTCTATGCGATTGAAATCATTCAAGAGTTGGCGGCGCAGGCCAGGAAGATGATGAACACGCTTGGGATTCGCAATGCCAGAATTCGCTGCAGCGACGGTTATCTGGGTTGGCCGGAGGCCGCACCGTTTGATCGCATCATCGTTTCGGCGGCGCCCGGGCACGTGCCGCAAAATCTTCTGGATCAACTGCGCCCCAGCGGTCGCATGATTTTGCCACTTGGCGATTTCGATCAGCGTTTGATGGTCTTGCGCAAAGCGAAAACCGGCAAAGTGTACCGGCGCAAACTCGTGCCGGTCAAATTCGTGCCCATGACCGGCTTGGCGGAGAAAGTGAATTGA
- the rpiB gene encoding ribose 5-phosphate isomerase B: MAIGADHSGYALKEQIKIHLRELGYRFQDFGTFSESPVDYPDIAEAVATEVASGKAWRGIIIDGAGIGSAIAANKIPGALAANCHDLYTARNSREHNNANVLTLGSRNLGIDIVKEVVQVWLATGFGGGRHLRRVEKIVALEKKFLPAK, from the coding sequence ATCGCCATCGGCGCCGATCACAGCGGCTACGCTTTGAAAGAGCAAATCAAAATTCATTTGCGCGAGCTGGGGTATCGTTTTCAGGATTTCGGCACGTTCAGCGAGTCGCCGGTGGATTATCCCGACATCGCCGAAGCCGTCGCCACCGAAGTCGCCAGCGGCAAAGCCTGGCGCGGCATCATCATCGACGGCGCTGGCATCGGTTCGGCCATCGCCGCCAATAAAATCCCCGGCGCGCTCGCCGCGAATTGCCACGACCTTTACACTGCCCGCAACAGCCGCGAGCACAACAATGCCAACGTGTTGACACTCGGCAGCCGCAATCTCGGCATCGACATCGTCAAAGAAGTCGTGCAGGTGTGGCTGGCGACCGGCTTCGGCGGCGGCCGCCATCTTCGCCGCGTCGAAAAAATCGTCGCGCTGGAGAAAAAATTTCTCCCCGCCAAATGA